In Spirosoma aureum, a single genomic region encodes these proteins:
- a CDS encoding YceI family protein, with translation MKTLTVLAACLFVSGVSLAQSWTVDKAHSRVGFTVTHNLLAEVDGNFKTFDAKVTSAKPDLSDAVFELTADVASINTDNERRDNHLKSPDFFDAAKFPTLTFKSTSFKKVDGKKYTATGDLTMHGVTKPVTLDVTMVGPVKMKGQGGKEQEKVGFKIASSVKRSDFSIGTIPVVVVSDEVEIKASGEFVKQEGNAAEAKK, from the coding sequence ATGAAGACACTTACCGTATTAGCTGCCTGCCTTTTTGTTTCCGGAGTTTCGCTAGCCCAAAGCTGGACGGTCGATAAGGCCCACTCCCGCGTCGGGTTCACCGTAACTCACAATCTGCTGGCAGAAGTAGATGGTAATTTCAAAACCTTCGATGCTAAAGTTACTTCGGCAAAGCCTGACCTTTCGGATGCCGTTTTTGAACTTACGGCTGATGTAGCCAGTATCAATACGGACAACGAACGCCGGGACAACCACCTGAAAAGCCCTGACTTTTTTGACGCAGCAAAATTCCCGACCCTGACCTTCAAGAGCACATCGTTCAAGAAAGTAGATGGCAAGAAATATACCGCAACCGGTGATCTGACTATGCATGGTGTAACAAAACCGGTTACGCTGGATGTAACGATGGTTGGTCCTGTAAAAATGAAAGGACAGGGCGGCAAAGAACAGGAAAAAGTTGGTTTTAAGATAGCCAGTTCGGTGAAACGCTCTGATTTTAGTATTGGTACGATACCCGTAGTAGTTGTCAGCGATGAAGTTGAAATAAAAGCAAGCGGTGAGTTTGTAAAACAGGAAGGCAACGCTGCTGAGGCCAAGAAATAA
- the idi gene encoding isopentenyl-diphosphate Delta-isomerase, whose protein sequence is MTNEITSSPTVLLVNEHDAVIGTAEKLAVHQSGELHRAFSVLIFNDQGDFLLQKRAPQKYHSGGLWSNSCCGHPSRPDNTADQAEQRLFEEMGFRTALEPLFSFRYHAELPNGLTEHELDHVFTGRYQGQVPFNPDEVCAVRWISADDLGQEIISAPDTFSVWFRMLFERLQQPV, encoded by the coding sequence ATGACGAACGAAATTACATCTTCACCAACCGTATTGCTTGTCAATGAACATGACGCCGTGATCGGCACGGCCGAAAAGCTGGCTGTACATCAGTCAGGGGAACTTCATCGGGCCTTTTCCGTACTGATTTTCAACGATCAGGGAGACTTTTTGCTTCAGAAACGAGCACCCCAAAAGTATCATTCCGGTGGTTTATGGTCGAATAGTTGTTGTGGTCACCCAAGTCGGCCCGACAACACCGCCGATCAGGCCGAGCAACGCCTGTTCGAAGAAATGGGTTTTCGGACAGCGCTGGAACCTCTATTCAGCTTTCGATACCACGCTGAATTGCCGAACGGCCTGACGGAGCACGAACTCGATCATGTTTTTACTGGTCGCTACCAGGGCCAGGTTCCGTTCAATCCTGACGAAGTTTGCGCTGTCCGCTGGATATCGGCCGATGATCTGGGGCAGGAAATAATCAGTGCTCCCGATACGTTTTCGGTTTGGTTTCGAATGCTCTTCGAGCGACTTCAACAACCAGTATAA
- a CDS encoding sugar phosphate isomerase/epimerase family protein: MRNRRDFLKQASTVALGGLVLPQLTQAEQLFGLAASRPIGIQLFTLFRQMNEDPKGTLQKVAATGYKEVESAFSLKGKYYGYTAKEFKSLVEGMGMRWRAHHAGGAPFKPRPTPPASTTATGAAAAPARNPFGSGPMPPMLNLRDNYQQLVDEAAEGGLSYLVCASTPVATLDEINKSIEVFQKTGEAAKKAGIGFAYHNHATEFDPVEGGKTPYELVLSQTDKDLVKMELDLAWATKAGKDPVDLFKGQPGRFPLWHIKDIKSDLKTITEVGNGVVDFKRIFAAASIAGLKYFFVEQDMAPGIENIQISYQNLSKVLA, from the coding sequence ATGAGAAACCGCAGAGATTTTTTGAAACAGGCCAGTACAGTGGCGTTAGGTGGATTGGTACTACCACAGCTTACACAGGCCGAACAACTGTTCGGATTGGCTGCTTCCCGCCCGATCGGCATCCAGTTATTTACGCTGTTCAGACAGATGAACGAAGACCCGAAAGGCACACTCCAAAAAGTAGCCGCAACGGGTTACAAAGAGGTAGAGTCGGCTTTTAGTCTGAAAGGGAAATACTACGGCTACACAGCCAAAGAATTTAAATCGCTGGTTGAAGGCATGGGTATGAGATGGCGGGCGCACCATGCGGGTGGAGCACCGTTCAAACCACGGCCAACACCGCCTGCCAGCACAACCGCAACGGGTGCAGCGGCAGCACCAGCTCGAAACCCATTTGGTAGTGGACCGATGCCTCCCATGCTGAATCTGCGTGATAACTACCAGCAGTTGGTTGACGAAGCAGCCGAAGGCGGGTTGAGTTATCTGGTTTGCGCCAGTACACCCGTGGCAACGCTGGATGAGATCAATAAATCAATCGAGGTATTTCAGAAAACCGGTGAAGCTGCGAAAAAGGCAGGTATCGGTTTTGCCTATCACAACCACGCTACCGAATTCGATCCTGTCGAAGGTGGGAAGACCCCTTACGAACTGGTTCTCTCGCAGACGGATAAAGACCTTGTGAAGATGGAACTGGATCTAGCCTGGGCAACTAAAGCGGGTAAAGATCCCGTTGACTTGTTCAAAGGGCAGCCAGGACGCTTTCCGCTCTGGCACATAAAAGACATTAAGTCGGATCTGAAAACGATTACCGAAGTTGGCAATGGCGTCGTTGACTTCAAGCGAATTTTTGCGGCAGCCAGTATTGCCGGTTTAAAATACTTCTTTGTCGAGCAGGATATGGCTCCCGGAATTGAAAACATTCAGATCAGTTACCAGAATCTCTCGAAAGTACTGGCCTGA
- a CDS encoding pirin family protein: protein MEKVTAISYGGTNSRVGDLLVNRLLPNRYVDAVGPFIFLDHLYPTELNPEVPEVPTGESAHPHRGIATFSYLFKGSLAHFDSQGHRGTVASGGIQWMKAGNGIIHDEQPRMTDAGGSVLHALQFWINLPAKNKAEAPEYLAVQADEIPEVVLPNDAGTVRILIGKLGNEVSPVKTFSRQFLYHIKLNPKSSFTLPTRSDFEYAAFVPSDEVNVNGSMLGNSKLLTFEMDGGDIVLQSDRIASTDVMLFGGEPYMEPIVAEGPFVMNTHLEIAEAYRDFFNGKYGTIKYTA, encoded by the coding sequence ATGGAAAAAGTAACCGCAATTAGCTACGGAGGTACCAATTCAAGAGTGGGCGACTTGCTAGTCAATCGCTTACTGCCCAATCGTTATGTAGATGCCGTTGGCCCGTTTATATTTCTTGATCACCTATACCCAACAGAACTAAATCCGGAAGTACCCGAAGTGCCAACCGGCGAATCTGCACATCCGCATCGGGGTATTGCCACATTCAGCTATTTGTTCAAGGGTAGCCTTGCACATTTCGATAGCCAGGGACATCGCGGTACGGTAGCCTCGGGGGGAATTCAGTGGATGAAAGCCGGGAATGGAATCATTCATGACGAACAGCCCCGTATGACCGATGCGGGCGGCTCTGTACTCCATGCGCTGCAATTCTGGATTAATCTGCCCGCAAAAAACAAGGCAGAAGCCCCCGAATACCTGGCCGTGCAGGCCGACGAAATTCCGGAGGTGGTATTACCCAATGATGCTGGTACTGTACGGATTTTGATTGGGAAATTAGGTAACGAGGTCTCGCCGGTCAAAACATTCAGCAGGCAGTTTTTATACCATATAAAGCTGAATCCAAAGTCATCGTTTACGCTGCCAACGCGGTCTGATTTTGAGTACGCGGCTTTCGTACCTTCCGATGAAGTAAACGTAAACGGATCGATGCTTGGTAACAGCAAACTCCTTACTTTTGAGATGGATGGTGGTGATATTGTGCTCCAGAGCGACCGTATTGCGTCGACCGATGTGATGCTTTTTGGCGGGGAACCTTACATGGAGCCCATCGTGGCTGAAGGGCCGTTTGTCATGAATACCCATCTGGAAATTGCGGAGGCATACCGTGATTTTTTTAACGGGAAATATGGTACCATTAAGTACACAGCGTAA
- a CDS encoding Crp/Fnr family transcriptional regulator — MYDKLRNYIDTQLSDTVSDEEFELIKRAFVAKKIRRKQYLLQEGDVCKYIAFIVKGAMRQYSVDAKEIEHIVRFGIENWWMSDRESFIMLTPSRYNIDALEDTDLLMITNASLQELRAHSPSFIKLGQLLDERSYIAAQKRIHASISLTAEERYIDLLKSNPEFLQRFPQNMIASYLGISPETLSRIRKHSITR, encoded by the coding sequence ATGTACGATAAGCTTCGAAACTATATAGATACTCAACTATCCGATACGGTGTCTGATGAGGAATTTGAGTTGATCAAACGGGCATTTGTCGCTAAAAAAATCAGACGGAAACAGTATTTATTGCAGGAAGGCGATGTGTGTAAATACATTGCCTTTATTGTCAAAGGAGCGATGCGCCAATACTCCGTTGATGCGAAAGAAATAGAACATATTGTCCGGTTTGGGATCGAGAATTGGTGGATGAGCGACCGGGAGAGCTTTATTATGCTTACGCCATCCCGGTATAATATCGATGCCCTGGAAGATACCGACCTGTTGATGATAACCAATGCCAGTTTGCAGGAATTAAGGGCTCACTCGCCATCGTTTATAAAACTGGGGCAATTGCTCGATGAGCGGAGTTATATAGCCGCTCAGAAACGAATTCACGCATCGATTAGCCTTACTGCCGAAGAACGGTACATTGATTTACTAAAATCAAACCCTGAATTTTTGCAGCGATTTCCGCAGAATATGATCGCTTCTTACTTAGGTATTTCACCCGAAACGCTGAGCCGTATTCGTAAACATTCGATTACCAGGTAG
- a CDS encoding EamA family transporter: MTTQTQPRALSTSWTVVLAFAAIYLIWGSTYIAALIGLESLPPFLMASLRFFIAGGLLFSWCRMQGERVDMRMALPRNALAGTLMLGGGTGSVIWAEQYLPTGLAAILVTTLPLWFVVLDRPQWATYRTAKLRLVGLLLGFGGILLLFSEDPAAFVSQAKASMYWPSVAVILTGTICWAVGSLYSRYRTAPGSTILNAAIQLLAASLFCALVSWLLGEWSGFSFDQVTVRTWTALVYMIVFGSIVAYLSYLWLLQVRPPAVVGTYAYVNPVVAVLLGWALANEVITERQIAALAVILVGVLLVNRPSSP; the protein is encoded by the coding sequence ATGACAACACAAACGCAGCCGCGTGCTCTCTCAACGTCCTGGACGGTCGTACTCGCATTCGCAGCTATTTACCTGATCTGGGGATCAACCTATATAGCTGCCCTGATCGGCCTGGAAAGTCTGCCCCCTTTTCTAATGGCGTCGCTTCGGTTCTTCATTGCCGGTGGGTTACTATTCAGCTGGTGTCGTATGCAGGGAGAGCGGGTAGATATGCGTATGGCGCTCCCACGTAACGCACTGGCTGGTACATTGATGCTGGGAGGAGGCACTGGTTCGGTCATCTGGGCTGAACAATACCTGCCAACCGGTCTGGCAGCTATTCTGGTTACGACCTTACCGCTCTGGTTCGTAGTACTCGATCGCCCACAATGGGCAACGTATCGCACGGCTAAACTCCGTTTAGTGGGGCTTTTACTTGGATTTGGTGGTATTCTGTTGCTTTTCAGCGAAGATCCGGCCGCGTTTGTATCGCAGGCAAAGGCCAGTATGTACTGGCCAAGCGTAGCGGTTATTTTAACGGGTACGATTTGCTGGGCAGTCGGATCACTTTATTCCCGATACCGCACAGCCCCAGGCTCAACCATCCTGAATGCAGCCATCCAATTGCTGGCAGCCAGCCTGTTCTGTGCCTTGGTGAGCTGGCTACTGGGTGAGTGGTCAGGATTTAGTTTCGATCAGGTAACGGTTCGAACCTGGACGGCTCTGGTTTATATGATTGTGTTTGGATCGATTGTCGCGTATTTATCGTATCTGTGGTTACTTCAGGTACGCCCACCAGCCGTGGTAGGCACCTACGCTTACGTTAATCCGGTGGTAGCCGTATTGCTCGGCTGGGCACTGGCCAACGAGGTAATAACGGAGCGGCAAATTGCGGCTCTGGCTGTCATTCTGGTTGGTGTTTTACTGGTTAATCGGCCTTCGTCTCCTTAA